A window from Carassius auratus strain Wakin chromosome 48, ASM336829v1, whole genome shotgun sequence encodes these proteins:
- the LOC113065552 gene encoding serine/threonine-protein kinase WNK3-like: MATDPGEPTATEESSGEKPDGKREEESDQGNRAAHERERIHSTPSDFPSSQTQERRAWGAGGGGGGVEDGKETEVPAKPLTFFMPSSPAAHEPCRKRENKRFFRKSVEICEQDDEVEETISAPHSAPHLEFCASDSVFTSGAQQLPASASAALSEDGTHGTQDPDKTGLTTSALKGKERDREQEEEAEMKAVATSPSGRFLKFDIELGRGAFKTVYKGLDTETWVEVAWCELQGMNRVIS; the protein is encoded by the exons ATGGCGACGGACCCGGGAGAGCCCACTGCCACAGAGGAATCCTCCGGAGAGAAACCTGATGGAAAGAGGGAGGAGGAGAGTGACCAGGGGAACAGGGCTGCCCATGAGAGAGAAAGGATTCACAGCACTCCATCTGACTTCCCCTCCTCACAGACCCAGGAAAGGAGAGCTTGGGGCgcaggaggaggaggtggtggagtgGAGGATGGTAAAGAAACAGAGGTGCCGGCCAAACCTCTGACCTTCTTCATGCCCTCTTCCCCAGCTGCCCACGAACCATGTCGGAAACGGGAGAACAAGCGTTTTTTCCGGAAGAGCGTGGAGATATGCGAACAGGACGATGAGGTGGAAGAAACCATCAGCGCCCCTCATAGTGCCCCTCACCTCGAGTTTTGTGCCTCCGACTCTGTTTTTACCAGCGGAGCCCAGCAGTTACCCGCCAGTGCCTCGGCTGCCTTGAGTGAGGATGGCACTCATGGCACGCAGGATCCTGATAAGACCGGCCTTACGACGTCCGCTCTGAAGGGgaaggagagagatagagaacaGGAAGAAGAGGCCGAGATGAAGGCCGTCGCCACTTCACCCAGTGGCCGCTTTTTAAAATTTGACATCGAGCTTGGCAGGGGAGCATTCAAAACCGTTTACAAAGGCCTGGACACAGAAACCTGGGTGGAAGTTGCCTGGTGTGAATTGCAG GGTATGAACCGTGTGATCTCTTGA